The Haloarcula sp. H-GB4 genome contains a region encoding:
- the xseA gene encoding exodeoxyribonuclease VII large subunit, which yields MGSEPESTETSLETLQEALQTERITYVDTLNEDIGAVVESADQLAFDYVVGDVSDYGVSSNDHVHLDLVHEGSTIHCVLFGYKRSAIDTAIEDGMQVAVKGSLSYYEEGGNVSVIIEDIVEVGEGTYQRIYEQNRQLLDSDGLLDPEHRQALPDFPERIGIATSATSDARMDAVTSIHERYPDVDLVIQNTSVQGDDAMMSIMGAISELDDDPLIDVIVLTRGGGSDKHLRVFNETPLCRVIHKTETPIVVGVGHENDRTLADEVADRRVMTPTEVGNIVPERTTLNAELETFEKRLNTAYTETVETALETMDGRLTRAYGRTVESNLSAFDAELERTYDTHVRDELTELENRLEQARTQYDQQRKREQEAAAHRRQRQRLLLILVALGLLVVALLLYILLPL from the coding sequence ATGGGTTCGGAGCCGGAGTCGACGGAGACATCGCTGGAGACACTTCAGGAAGCACTCCAAACGGAGCGGATTACCTACGTTGATACGCTGAATGAAGATATCGGCGCAGTTGTTGAGAGTGCAGACCAGCTTGCCTTCGATTATGTTGTCGGTGACGTCTCTGACTACGGCGTGTCCTCGAATGACCATGTCCACCTTGATCTGGTCCATGAGGGCTCGACGATTCATTGTGTGCTCTTCGGGTACAAGCGGTCAGCTATCGACACCGCAATCGAGGACGGGATGCAGGTGGCTGTCAAAGGCTCACTGTCGTACTACGAGGAGGGAGGCAACGTGTCCGTCATCATCGAAGACATCGTTGAGGTCGGTGAGGGCACGTACCAGCGTATCTACGAGCAAAACCGGCAACTGCTGGACTCGGATGGGTTGCTTGATCCGGAGCACAGACAGGCTCTTCCAGACTTCCCAGAGCGAATCGGGATCGCCACCAGTGCGACAAGCGATGCCCGGATGGATGCGGTCACCAGCATTCACGAGCGGTATCCCGATGTGGATCTCGTCATCCAGAACACGAGTGTCCAGGGCGATGATGCAATGATGTCGATCATGGGCGCGATCAGTGAACTTGATGACGACCCGCTGATTGACGTCATCGTTCTCACTCGTGGTGGCGGTTCTGACAAGCATCTCCGGGTGTTCAACGAAACACCACTCTGTCGTGTCATCCACAAAACCGAGACACCGATTGTGGTTGGGGTCGGCCACGAGAACGACCGAACACTGGCCGATGAAGTGGCTGACAGACGGGTGATGACACCAACCGAGGTGGGCAACATCGTTCCGGAGCGGACAACGCTGAACGCGGAACTGGAAACATTCGAAAAACGCCTCAACACAGCCTACACAGAGACCGTGGAGACGGCACTGGAAACGATGGATGGCCGGCTCACACGTGCCTACGGACGGACAGTTGAGTCAAATCTGTCCGCGTTCGATGCTGAGCTTGAACGCACATACGACACACACGTTCGCGATGAACTGACCGAGCTTGAGAACCGGCTAGAGCAAGCACGAACCCAGTACGATCAGCAGCGAAAACGTGAACAGGAGGCCGCAGCCCATCGCCGCCAGCGTCAGCGGCTGCTGCTCATCTTGGTAGCGCTGGGCTTGCTTGTTGTGGCCTTGCTCCTGTACATCCTGCTTCCACTATGA
- the xseB gene encoding exodeoxyribonuclease VII small subunit → MKDETIADKTDRLEQIIQQLENGDVSLERANELHAEGTELIAELESELAVGDGEVIDR, encoded by the coding sequence ATGAAAGACGAGACAATCGCCGACAAGACCGACCGGCTTGAACAGATTATCCAACAACTCGAAAACGGAGACGTCTCGCTGGAACGAGCCAATGAACTCCATGCTGAGGGGACGGAACTGATTGCCGAACTCGAATCAGAGCTGGCAGTTGGGGATGGCGAGGTTATTGATCGCTGA